The genomic region GTGCTTGGCCGACAGGTCGGACAGAGTCTTCTTCTGGTCGGCGGGCAGCGCGTCGTAGAACCTCTTGGAGACGAGCACCGCGCCCGTGGACTCCGCGATCGGCACCGGGTAGATGTGCTTGACCTTCGAGTGCCACTGCAGCGCGACGACGCCCAGCGGCGGGCCGTACACGCCGTTGATCATGCCGGTCTGCAGGGACTGCATGACGTCCACGATGGACAGCGGCACCGGGTTGACCCCGAGGGCCTTGTAGGCCGCCTGCGCGATGGGGTCGCCCTCCCAGACCCACATCTTCTCCTTCTTCATGTCGTCGGGCGAGCCGATCGGGTTCTTGGTGAACACGAACACCGAGCCGAGGTCGGTCCAGCCGAGCAGGACGAAGCCCCCCTTCTCGACGGCGGCGTTGAGCTCCTTGGCGTGCTTCGCGCGCACCGCCTCGAGCTCGGAGCGGGAGCGGAACAGCCACGGGGCGTCGAGCAGCCGCGTCTCGGGGGCGATGTCGCCCAGGCCCACGCCGGTGAAGCCCGCGGCGTGCAGCTGCCCGATGCGGATCTTCTTGAC from Elusimicrobiota bacterium harbors:
- the dctP gene encoding TRAP transporter substrate-binding protein DctP yields the protein MISFRSLALTFILAAPAAAQTTVIKFATLAPDGSTWMKVLTELSKDLEKETAGKLKFKFYAGGVSGDEKDVVKKIRIGQLHAAGFTGVGLGDIAPETRLLDAPWLFRSRSELEAVRAKHAKELNAAVEKGGFVLLGWTDLGSVFVFTKNPIGSPDDMKKEKMWVWEGDPIAQAAYKALGVNPVPLSIVDVMQSLQTGMINGVYGPPLGVVALQWHSKVKHIYPVPIAESTGAVLVSKRFYDALPADQKKTLSDLSAKHLKRLNDLTNAENDKALEALKKQGLDLAPDPGPATRRRYEELGAAARRELAGKLFSAELLGKFEKELAALRARSAKKS